A portion of the Candidatus Krumholzibacteriota bacterium genome contains these proteins:
- a CDS encoding tetratricopeptide repeat protein — protein MKRSILLSIILAVAFTSAAATKEKSPYAKYVEDKTAVNFVAAYNNYEMERADTVNNMATIFLAYLHMSEMNRNLDMLKENIGSLSGKHKFNYANILLSLGRYDDAIEIYKQLNMETPKWSCPWRHRGEAHWKNGEYEEAVASLEKAIETRETHYDAYTQLAQVLTDMKEYKRALEVLEKGFTYYGKDIEDPEEEVNMLDINFLYLTLLRENGRIEDADILKARLEKLSPGDERLSQ, from the coding sequence ATGAAAAGAAGCATCCTTCTGAGTATCATCCTCGCAGTCGCTTTTACTTCGGCAGCGGCGACAAAGGAAAAGAGCCCTTACGCGAAATATGTCGAGGACAAGACCGCGGTCAATTTTGTCGCCGCCTATAATAATTACGAGATGGAGCGGGCGGATACTGTCAACAATATGGCCACAATATTTCTCGCCTATCTTCACATGTCAGAGATGAACCGCAACCTTGATATGCTCAAGGAGAATATCGGGAGCCTCAGCGGAAAGCACAAGTTCAACTATGCCAATATCCTGCTTAGTCTTGGAAGATATGATGACGCGATAGAGATTTACAAGCAGCTTAATATGGAAACGCCGAAATGGTCATGTCCATGGCGGCACCGTGGAGAGGCTCACTGGAAGAACGGGGAATATGAGGAGGCCGTGGCGAGTCTTGAAAAAGCGATCGAGACCAGAGAGACGCATTACGATGCCTATACTCAGCTCGCTCAGGTCCTTACCGATATGAAAGAATACAAGAGAGCTCTCGAAGTCCTGGAAAAAGGATTTACTTATTATGGCAAGGATATCGAGGATCCAGAGGAAGAAGTGAATATGCTCGATATCAATTTTCTCTACCTGACGCTTCTCAGGGAGAATGGCAGGATCGAGGATGCAGATATTTTGAAAGCGAGACTGGAAAAGCTATCTCCCGGCGATGAGAGGCTCAGCCAATAA
- a CDS encoding SMP-30/gluconolactonase/LRE family protein encodes MRILTIAILITSIAAAGSNAQTLAKKWATEPLFETPESVVYDDENHILFVSNISGRPDEKNGMGFISRLSMKGEIKKLKWITGLNAPKGMGIFRGKLFVSDIDELVVIDIAKSAVVQRYKVAGSIFLNDIAVDKGGNVYISDSMRDQDAIYRFDGQNAVLWLQGRKILRPNGLCFDNGNLIVGVSGDGMLRQVDMKTKEISDRVATGSNIDGVAVDGKGNFIASDWKGRTVFIEPDGVTTVLLDTSAEKINAADICFLSKWNMLLIPTFYDNRVVACTLKY; translated from the coding sequence ATGAGAATTCTGACTATCGCGATCCTGATAACCTCGATAGCGGCTGCCGGCTCTAACGCTCAGACGCTGGCGAAAAAGTGGGCAACGGAGCCTTTGTTTGAGACGCCTGAATCGGTTGTTTATGATGACGAGAACCACATTCTGTTCGTTTCGAACATCTCCGGCCGTCCTGACGAGAAGAACGGGATGGGTTTTATCTCCAGATTATCGATGAAAGGCGAGATTAAAAAATTAAAATGGATAACCGGTCTTAATGCGCCAAAGGGGATGGGAATCTTCAGGGGCAAGCTTTTTGTCTCTGATATAGACGAACTTGTTGTAATAGATATCGCGAAAAGCGCTGTTGTACAGCGCTACAAGGTCGCTGGCTCGATATTCCTCAACGATATAGCGGTCGACAAAGGAGGAAACGTCTATATATCCGATTCGATGAGGGACCAGGACGCGATTTATCGTTTCGACGGGCAGAATGCCGTGTTATGGCTCCAGGGAAGGAAGATCCTCAGGCCGAACGGGCTTTGTTTTGACAATGGCAACCTCATCGTCGGCGTATCGGGAGATGGGATGCTTCGTCAGGTAGATATGAAAACAAAAGAAATATCCGACAGGGTCGCGACCGGGTCTAATATTGATGGAGTGGCTGTCGACGGAAAGGGTAATTTCATCGCCAGCGACTGGAAAGGCAGGACGGTCTTCATCGAACCGGACGGAGTGACGACTGTCCTTCTTGACACAAGCGCGGAGAAGATAAATGCCGCCGATATATGTTTTCTGAGTAAATGGAATATGCTTCTGATACCGACTTTTTATGACAACAGGGTCGTGGCGTGTACACTGAAGTATTAA
- a CDS encoding M2 family metallopeptidase, translating into MEFEAFVRDHTLKVEELEREGSLAYWNASRSGSNDDYAVYAASVKRLEKIYADKRDFEYVKKTRESLVFDDPELRRICDILYLKYLGNQIDSDLLERMVDLSSEIDKRFSTYRPEVEGSEISTNDVYNILRESHDEKERRAVWEASKAVGESVNGKLLELIGLRNESARLVGFDNYYTMAMVLGEQDEKELLRIFDELDRLTEEPYRYFKEELDLKLSGIYGIESSMIMPWHYHDPYFQELPATGAGDFNHYYKGRDIVRLAADFYSGIGMPVDDILSRSDLYERHGKNPHAFCTDIDRKGDIRILCNIIDNNQWMDTMLHELGHGVYDKYIDGDLPWLIRIYPHLCTTEASAMYFGRLSHDPLWMKESLGLSEVEIGEIGPELKKAMRNKQLIFARWVQVMFNFEREMYRDPQQDLCSLWWDLKERFQMVRRPEGRNKPDYAAKIHIISSPVYYHNYMLGELIASQLHHCLEAGPLALNGPNGIYGNCAIGEYFREKVYKPGNILPWDKHVEMATGEPLTARYFVEQFVREQV; encoded by the coding sequence ATGGAATTCGAGGCTTTTGTCAGAGATCATACGCTGAAAGTGGAAGAACTCGAAAGAGAAGGAAGCCTGGCATACTGGAACGCCTCACGAAGTGGCAGCAATGATGATTACGCAGTTTATGCCGCGTCTGTAAAAAGACTTGAGAAGATATACGCTGACAAAAGAGATTTCGAATATGTGAAAAAGACCAGAGAATCTCTCGTTTTCGATGACCCGGAGCTCAGAAGGATATGTGATATCCTTTATCTCAAATATCTTGGTAACCAGATCGACAGTGATCTTCTCGAACGGATGGTGGATCTGTCCAGTGAGATAGACAAACGATTCAGTACATACAGGCCTGAAGTCGAAGGAAGCGAGATATCGACTAATGACGTATATAATATTCTCAGAGAGAGCCATGACGAAAAAGAAAGGCGAGCTGTCTGGGAAGCGAGTAAAGCTGTCGGAGAGAGCGTCAATGGGAAGCTGCTCGAGCTGATTGGATTGAGGAACGAATCGGCACGGCTGGTCGGATTCGATAACTACTACACGATGGCGATGGTCCTTGGCGAGCAGGACGAGAAAGAACTCCTTAGGATCTTTGATGAACTCGACAGGCTTACTGAGGAACCCTATCGATACTTCAAGGAAGAACTCGATCTGAAGTTGTCCGGGATATACGGGATCGAGTCGTCTATGATCATGCCGTGGCATTACCATGATCCTTATTTCCAGGAACTTCCCGCGACAGGTGCCGGCGATTTCAATCATTATTACAAGGGAAGAGACATAGTCAGGCTCGCCGCGGATTTCTATTCGGGGATCGGGATGCCCGTTGACGACATCCTTTCGCGAAGTGATCTTTATGAGCGGCATGGCAAAAATCCCCATGCCTTCTGTACCGATATCGACAGGAAGGGCGACATAAGGATACTCTGCAATATTATCGATAACAACCAGTGGATGGATACAATGCTTCACGAACTGGGGCACGGAGTCTATGACAAGTATATCGACGGAGATCTCCCCTGGCTGATAAGGATCTATCCCCACCTCTGCACCACTGAAGCATCGGCGATGTATTTCGGCCGGTTATCTCACGATCCACTCTGGATGAAAGAATCGCTTGGCCTGAGTGAAGTGGAAATAGGCGAGATCGGACCGGAACTGAAGAAGGCGATGAGAAACAAACAGTTGATTTTTGCCCGATGGGTCCAGGTAATGTTCAATTTCGAAAGGGAGATGTACCGGGATCCGCAGCAGGATCTCTGTTCCCTCTGGTGGGATCTCAAGGAACGGTTCCAGATGGTGAGGCGGCCCGAAGGCAGGAACAAGCCTGATTACGCGGCCAAGATCCATATAATCTCCTCACCCGTATATTACCATAACTATATGCTGGGGGAACTTATAGCTTCACAGTTGCATCACTGTCTCGAAGCGGGTCCCCTGGCTCTGAACGGTCCAAACGGTATATACGGAAACTGCGCTATTGGAGAGTATTTCCGCGAGAAGGTGTACAAACCCGGCAATATACTTCCCTGGGACAAACATGTCGAAATGGCAACCGGTGAACCTCTGACAGCCCGGTATTTCGTGGAACAATTTGTGAGGGAGCAGGTTTGA
- the bamA gene encoding outer membrane protein assembly factor BamA: protein MRQKKLILCVSIGLLVIVIQTGSVEAAKKFKVRSVEFAGNEVYSDKRLMRLILTRPHHFYSRSYYYPEILQGDMENLLLFYRQSGFLEAAISDFQVVADSTAGTVNIRIEVFEGELTHIEGISIFGSKAFSDTLLLNKALVQKGDPFRRGRINDGILSILSFYADHGYLDAQVHPDIRINVESHRALIDLTIKEHFQSRVNDLRIENLKKTERKTVTRELSFKKGDLASRSDFLRSQRQLYLTGLFQSVFIHPVPAADQDSMLKDVIIDLKESESVELNLYLGYGSVEQGRTRIEFNNNNIAGTGRKTGISTYLSFISYGAVLSFSEPRILGLRWKTDLNLLYEYRKEPAYDIERTGGRLVVGRKILNRSLFSLAYRYEKSNLSNVDVTYDRDKLQNDIRSLKLSLSYDTRSNMFNPNKGVYLESSSEIAGSFLGGTEDFWKLLGRFKYFYPAGASTVIATSIETGWMGVFGQSLSIPLNERFYLGGPNVMRGFDYRMVGPLDKEKDPLGGKFLLAFNLIEIRRVIYRMLGGVIFVDAGNLWNRIDDFRTADIRYNTGIGIRANTPLGIVRCDYGVNLDRRDGEPAGRIYFSIGQAF from the coding sequence ATGAGACAAAAGAAATTGATATTGTGCGTGTCGATCGGGCTTCTGGTGATTGTTATTCAGACCGGTAGTGTGGAAGCCGCGAAGAAATTTAAGGTACGATCGGTGGAATTCGCTGGAAACGAGGTATACAGCGATAAAAGACTCATGCGCCTGATCCTGACTCGTCCCCATCATTTTTATTCACGTTCCTATTATTATCCGGAAATTTTGCAGGGCGACATGGAAAATCTGCTCCTGTTTTACAGGCAGAGCGGGTTTCTGGAAGCAGCGATCTCCGATTTCCAGGTAGTCGCCGATTCGACGGCGGGAACGGTGAATATAAGGATAGAGGTCTTCGAGGGAGAATTGACACATATTGAAGGTATTAGTATTTTCGGTTCAAAAGCTTTCAGTGATACTCTCCTGCTTAATAAAGCGCTTGTCCAGAAAGGCGATCCATTCAGGCGAGGGCGTATCAACGATGGAATCCTTTCGATCCTGTCCTTTTACGCCGATCACGGATATCTGGACGCGCAGGTCCATCCTGATATCAGGATCAATGTCGAATCTCACAGAGCTCTGATAGATCTTACGATCAAGGAGCATTTCCAATCGCGTGTAAATGATCTGCGCATCGAAAATCTGAAAAAAACTGAACGAAAAACAGTAACGAGAGAACTGTCGTTCAAGAAAGGTGATCTCGCCAGCCGCTCTGACTTTCTTCGATCCCAGAGGCAGCTTTACCTTACAGGTCTCTTCCAGTCAGTTTTCATCCATCCCGTACCGGCAGCTGATCAGGACTCGATGTTAAAGGATGTTATTATAGATTTGAAAGAGAGCGAATCGGTCGAGTTGAATCTTTATCTTGGGTATGGGTCTGTCGAACAGGGAAGGACAAGAATCGAGTTCAATAATAACAATATAGCCGGCACAGGGCGCAAAACCGGAATATCGACTTATCTGAGTTTTATAAGCTATGGAGCGGTTCTGTCATTCAGTGAACCAAGGATATTGGGGCTGCGGTGGAAGACCGATCTCAACCTGCTGTACGAGTATCGAAAAGAACCGGCATATGATATCGAACGGACCGGAGGCCGCCTCGTTGTCGGCAGGAAGATCCTCAACCGTTCCCTTTTTTCTCTAGCTTATAGATATGAGAAATCAAACCTGTCGAATGTCGATGTGACATATGATCGTGACAAGCTTCAGAATGACATCAGAAGCCTCAAACTGTCGTTAAGTTATGATACGCGCAGTAATATGTTTAATCCGAATAAGGGTGTCTATCTAGAATCAAGCAGCGAAATCGCCGGTTCTTTTCTCGGCGGTACCGAGGATTTCTGGAAACTGCTTGGCCGCTTTAAATATTTTTACCCGGCAGGCGCGTCGACAGTCATAGCCACTTCAATTGAGACCGGATGGATGGGTGTGTTCGGGCAATCCTTGTCGATCCCTTTGAACGAAAGGTTTTATCTGGGCGGTCCAAACGTAATGCGAGGGTTCGACTATCGAATGGTCGGGCCTCTTGATAAAGAAAAGGATCCCCTTGGAGGTAAATTTCTTCTCGCGTTCAACCTGATTGAGATTCGCAGGGTAATCTACAGGATGCTCGGGGGTGTGATCTTCGTCGACGCGGGTAATCTTTGGAACAGGATAGATGATTTTCGAACAGCCGATATCCGCTATAATACAGGAATCGGTATTCGTGCCAACACGCCGCTGGGAATCGTCCGGTGTGATTACGGCGTCAATCTCGATCGACGCGATGGTGAACCGGCAGGCAGGATCTACTTCAGCATAGGACAGGCATTTTAA
- a CDS encoding MTH1187 family thiamine-binding protein, with the protein MLASFSIVPVGIGANLGNEVAQIISIIDESGLEYRMGPMETTVEGEFDDLIRLITRCHHHMKGLAPRVLTTIRIDDFDSGQGRLHGKIADVEKILGRQVRK; encoded by the coding sequence ATGCTTGCCAGTTTTTCGATAGTACCTGTGGGTATCGGAGCGAATCTGGGCAACGAAGTCGCGCAGATTATTTCGATCATAGATGAATCGGGGCTGGAATACCGGATGGGACCGATGGAAACAACGGTCGAGGGAGAATTTGATGATCTTATCCGGCTTATAACCAGGTGTCATCACCATATGAAAGGACTCGCGCCGCGCGTCCTGACGACGATAAGAATCGATGACTTCGATTCAGGGCAGGGCAGGCTTCACGGGAAGATCGCTGACGTTGAGAAGATTCTCGGACGGCAGGTAAGGAAATGA
- the pyrR gene encoding bifunctional pyr operon transcriptional regulator/uracil phosphoribosyltransferase PyrR, translating into MIRKAVVMDSVQLRRTIMRIAHEIVEKNRGVEGLILVGIRKRGVPLAERIASAIEKIEGTKVPVGALDITLYRDDVQMIASMPVVGKTEIGSDITDRTVILVDDVLFTGRTVRAALDELTDFGRPRSIQLAVLVDRGHREYPIRADFVGKNVPTSAAETVKVLLSEIDREEQVVLSDIITDKVKLGEAGYQDIKDSPAGQKLLKKRLATGKKAPARKISTARKQPAAGKKTAPKARKK; encoded by the coding sequence ATTATCAGGAAAGCTGTCGTCATGGATTCCGTGCAGCTGAGGCGGACTATCATGAGGATTGCCCACGAGATCGTAGAAAAGAACAGGGGAGTAGAGGGACTTATTCTTGTGGGGATCAGAAAAAGGGGCGTACCCCTCGCCGAACGGATCGCCTCGGCGATCGAAAAGATCGAGGGTACAAAAGTGCCGGTAGGAGCTCTTGATATCACTCTCTACAGGGATGACGTGCAGATGATAGCGAGTATGCCTGTAGTGGGAAAAACCGAGATCGGATCCGATATAACGGACCGTACGGTCATCCTGGTCGATGACGTCCTCTTCACGGGAAGGACTGTCCGGGCTGCTCTTGACGAACTGACGGATTTCGGGAGGCCAAGATCCATTCAGCTGGCGGTACTCGTGGACAGGGGGCACAGGGAATATCCGATACGCGCCGATTTCGTGGGGAAAAACGTCCCTACATCTGCGGCTGAGACGGTTAAGGTGCTTCTGAGCGAGATCGACCGGGAAGAGCAGGTAGTCCTGAGCGATATAATCACTGACAAGGTTAAACTTGGCGAAGCGGGATATCAGGATATCAAGGACTCTCCGGCCGGGCAAAAATTATTGAAGAAAAGACTTGCTACCGGCAAGAAAGCCCCGGCCAGGAAAATATCCACTGCGCGGAAGCAACCGGCGGCCGGCAAGAAAACTGCGCCGAAGG
- a CDS encoding EamA family transporter, whose product MIWLLPAAAASIAIAVILKVNEGWKGDRLLLAGANYIVASSLALLFIRFRVHVPAASTFWLASVTGINYVLAFLVLMAGISKGPLAVSVTVMRLSVALPVLASIFFWAEKPLPGQWAGMILGGVSFILFGAGVAGKGKTRSAGRNFWPVMMILFLVTGITSILLKSFSETLRDVDRMVFTWILFTVAAVFTWIMIAVRRVPFDKRTFMLGLLLGIPNLLSTFFALIALRSVPASIVFPFINVTVITGSTLAAFFIWKERLGKVAITGLAAAVVAIILLSMK is encoded by the coding sequence TTGATCTGGCTTTTACCTGCCGCCGCAGCGTCGATAGCAATCGCTGTCATTCTAAAGGTTAATGAAGGCTGGAAGGGTGACCGTCTTCTTCTTGCCGGAGCGAATTATATAGTAGCATCGTCTCTGGCGCTGCTTTTTATTCGATTCAGGGTTCATGTGCCGGCGGCATCGACTTTCTGGCTTGCCAGCGTGACAGGGATCAATTACGTACTGGCATTCCTGGTACTTATGGCTGGTATATCGAAAGGCCCCCTTGCCGTATCAGTCACTGTGATGCGTCTGTCGGTCGCTCTTCCCGTTCTGGCCTCGATCTTTTTCTGGGCCGAGAAACCTCTTCCTGGCCAGTGGGCGGGAATGATTCTCGGCGGCGTATCGTTTATTCTTTTCGGGGCAGGAGTTGCCGGAAAGGGGAAGACGCGTTCAGCCGGCAGGAACTTCTGGCCGGTTATGATGATCCTCTTCCTCGTCACAGGTATCACGAGTATCCTTCTCAAGTCGTTCAGCGAGACTTTACGTGATGTAGACAGAATGGTATTTACCTGGATTCTTTTTACGGTAGCGGCTGTTTTTACCTGGATAATGATTGCCGTAAGAAGAGTACCTTTCGACAAAAGGACTTTCATGCTGGGGCTTCTTCTCGGGATCCCCAATCTTCTCAGCACTTTTTTTGCCCTTATAGCTCTCAGATCTGTACCCGCTTCAATTGTCTTCCCGTTTATAAATGTAACTGTGATAACGGGATCGACGCTTGCCGCCTTTTTCATCTGGAAGGAGAGGCTCGGCAAGGTGGCAATAACAGGGCTTGCGGCAGCGGTGGTTGCTATTATATTATTATCAATGAAATGA
- a CDS encoding sigma-70 family RNA polymerase sigma factor, whose protein sequence is MPGYDREHQDADIENESRRFALAFLDGEQGAFDRLIILHQRVVFSLCLRLLGDYDDADDCAQEVFIKVHRYLGKFRFESSFRTWLYRITVNTCKNRLASREYRSRMKKVSIEDRDGTGVGSEEVIRDNSPSPLSLIGRKEMAKMIENAINTLSGSQKLVVVLKDMEGASYQEISDITGLKAGTVKSSLSRARLKLREVIKGMISDEMR, encoded by the coding sequence TTGCCAGGTTATGACAGAGAGCATCAGGATGCTGACATAGAAAATGAAAGCAGGAGATTTGCTCTGGCTTTTCTGGACGGAGAACAGGGCGCTTTCGACAGGCTGATAATACTTCACCAGCGCGTCGTCTTCAGCCTCTGTCTCAGGCTGCTTGGCGATTATGATGATGCGGATGACTGTGCCCAGGAAGTATTCATAAAAGTCCATAGATATCTTGGGAAATTCAGATTCGAATCGAGTTTCAGGACATGGCTTTACAGGATCACGGTCAATACGTGTAAAAACCGGTTAGCGTCGCGGGAATACAGGTCAAGGATGAAAAAGGTGAGTATAGAAGACAGGGATGGAACGGGGGTAGGATCCGAAGAAGTAATCAGGGACAATTCTCCTTCTCCTCTGTCCCTGATCGGAAGAAAAGAAATGGCGAAAATGATCGAAAACGCGATCAATACTCTTTCCGGATCGCAGAAGCTTGTCGTTGTACTTAAGGATATGGAGGGAGCATCGTACCAGGAGATCAGTGATATCACCGGACTGAAAGCCGGCACCGTCAAATCCAGCCTCTCAAGAGCGAGGCTCAAGCTCAGGGAAGTAATAAAAGGAATGATAAGCGATGAGATGCGGTGA
- a CDS encoding zf-HC2 domain-containing protein, which translates to MRCGEIEKKLSEYIDKVLSEEEMKEIESHLSGCSGCRDIHDSMVEIAGIMAEMERVDPPAHFIESINNRLTRRPSFGGALRRMFSPVRIKLPLELAGVAAAVILIFYVSQFSQKEEPVDDRGSSAAIEAVTGAETRTGGSEKGSTQKEARREKNTAAQPADHDKEDTFEKIEGGQATVPDQIAQDKGKKSELKMAHTDDRSQVSGKDPLNEGIRSSEKDAGSASTEEESVEKVKSPTRSLSSGSRMVRQPRRFDVESWRKMIGSVEGKLIEVRPPDGVSSPDSAGAAVYLIARVPEKNYELLLVEIEKLREGKKISTVVTEAGGGFLTVRIKVDDISGNRVTEDVKNR; encoded by the coding sequence ATGAGATGCGGTGAAATAGAGAAAAAACTGTCGGAGTATATTGATAAGGTCTTGTCAGAAGAGGAGATGAAAGAGATCGAATCCCATCTTTCAGGTTGCTCCGGCTGCAGGGATATCCACGATTCGATGGTGGAGATCGCCGGGATAATGGCTGAGATGGAAAGGGTCGACCCACCCGCTCATTTTATTGAAAGCATAAACAACAGGCTTACCAGGCGACCTTCTTTCGGTGGAGCGCTTCGCCGGATGTTTTCGCCAGTCAGGATCAAATTGCCTCTGGAACTCGCCGGGGTGGCTGCAGCGGTGATATTGATCTTCTATGTCTCTCAATTTAGTCAGAAAGAAGAGCCGGTCGATGATCGAGGTTCTTCAGCCGCGATCGAGGCAGTGACGGGCGCGGAGACGCGGACAGGTGGATCGGAAAAGGGGAGTACTCAGAAGGAGGCCCGGAGGGAAAAAAATACCGCCGCGCAGCCTGCTGACCACGATAAAGAGGATACATTCGAAAAAATCGAAGGCGGACAAGCTACGGTACCGGATCAGATAGCTCAGGATAAGGGGAAGAAGTCCGAACTGAAGATGGCTCATACGGACGATAGATCTCAGGTCAGCGGGAAGGATCCCCTGAATGAAGGAATTAGATCGTCTGAAAAAGACGCCGGATCAGCTTCGACTGAAGAAGAATCGGTTGAAAAGGTAAAATCACCGACAAGAAGTCTGTCGTCGGGTAGCAGGATGGTAAGACAGCCCCGAAGGTTTGACGTTGAAAGCTGGCGCAAAATGATAGGTTCGGTAGAAGGAAAACTCATCGAGGTCCGGCCCCCGGATGGGGTCAGCTCTCCTGACAGCGCCGGCGCGGCGGTGTATCTTATCGCCAGGGTCCCGGAGAAAAACTATGAGCTGCTACTCGTTGAGATTGAGAAATTAAGGGAAGGCAAAAAGATATCGACAGTGGTGACAGAGGCAGGGGGAGGATTTCTGACAGTGCGGATAAAGGTGGATGACATTTCAGGGAATAGAGTGACAGAGGATGTTAAAAACCGGTAA